In Amphiura filiformis chromosome 2, Afil_fr2py, whole genome shotgun sequence, one DNA window encodes the following:
- the LOC140146669 gene encoding C-signal-like translates to MQIASILITGANRGIGYELVSQFAAANPSPDFIYAGCRNPDGADKLKELAQKHPNVNILKIAIGDGSSYQTAVQQVTQDVGDRGLTVLFNNAGILTNRSFEKVTAEEMREDYEINCIGPLMVTKAFYPLLKKAADTSQVKGFSSTRAAVLNMNSGLGLISDNTSGGYYPYRPARAALNMITKSMSIDFKSDGIMAVSIVPGWVATDMGGPKARLTPTQCVDGIRNNVMAKMGEEQNGKVIKWSGEIVDY, encoded by the exons ATGCAAATAGCATCAATTTTGATCACAGGGGCCAATCGAGGGATCGGTTATGAGTTGGTGAGCCAATTCGCTGCAGCAAACCCATCACCAGATTTTATCTATGCGGGTTGCAGAAATCCTGACGGAGCTGAT AAACTGAAGGAACTTGCTCAGAAACATCCAAATGTGAACATTCTTAAAATTG CAATCGGTGATGGGTCATCTTACCAAACAGCAGTCCAGCAGGTGACCCAAGATGTTGGTGATCGAGGCCTTACTGTTCTATTCAATAATGCCGGTATACTCACCAACCGATCATTTGAAAAAGTCACAGCAGAAGAAATGAGAGAGGATTATGAGATCAACTGTATTGGACCACTAATGGTGACAAAG GCTTTTTACCCTCTCTTGAAGAAAGCAGCAGATACTAGCCAAGTCAAAGGATTTAGCTCTACACGTGCTGCTGTGCTGAATATGAATTCTGGATTGGGACTTATAAGTGACAACACCAGTGGAGGATATTATCCATACAGGCCTGCTAGG GCAGCGCTGAATATGATCACCAAATCTATGAGTATAGATTTCAAGTCGGATGGCATCATGGCTGTTTCCATTGTTCCTGGATGGGTAGCCACAGATATGGGAGGACCGAAGGCAAGACTCACACCAACCCAATGTGTCGATGGAATACGTAATAATGTTATGGCTAAAATGGGCGAAGAGCAAAATGGCAAAGTCATAAAGTGGAGTGGGGAAATTGTAGATTATTGA
- the LOC140146663 gene encoding C-signal-like: MEIASILITGANRGLGYELVSQFAAAKPSPDFIYAGCRNPDGADKLKELAQKHPNVKIIKIAIGDESSYQTAVQQVTQDVGDRGLTVLFNNAGILTYRSFEKVTAEEMRKEYEVDVIGPLMLTKAFYPLLKKAADNSKDKGLSCTRAAVLNMTSGIGLISDNTSGNIYPYRAAKVALNMITKSMSIDFKSDGIMAVSINPGWVQTDLGGANATLTPTECIEGIRNNVMAKMGEKENGRVVKYTGIINDY; the protein is encoded by the exons ATGGAAATAGCGTCAATTTTGATCACAGGGGCCAATCGAGGGCTCGGTTATGAGTTGGTGAGCCAATTCGCTGCAGCAAAACCATCACCAGATTTTATCTATGCGGGTTGCAGAAATCCTGACGGAGCTGAT AAACTGAAGGAACTTGCTCAAAAACATCCAAATgtgaaaatcattaaaattg CAATCGGGGATGAGTCATCTTACCAAACAGCAGTCCAGCAGGTGACCCAAGATGTTGGTGATAGAGGCCTTACTGTTCTATTCAATAATGCCGGTATACTCACCTACAGATCATTTGAAAAAGTTACAGCAGAAGAGATGAGAAAGGAGTACGAGGTCGATGTTATTGGACCTCTAATGCTGACGAAG GCTTTTTATCCTCTTTTGAAGAAAGCAGCTGATAACAGCAAAGACAAAGGACTGAGCTGTACACGTGCTGCTGTGCTGAATATGACCTCTGGAATCGGACTGATAAGTGATAACACCAGTGGAAATATATATCCATACAGAGCTGCTAAG GTTGCACTGAATATGATCACCAAATCTATGAGTATAGATTTCAAGTCGGATGGCATTATGGCTGTTTCCATTAACCCTGGTTGGGTACAAACAGACTTGGGAGGAGCGAATGCAACCCTCACACCAACCGAATGTATAGAAGGAATACGTAATAATGTTATGGCTAAAATGGGAGAAAAGGAAAATGGCAGAGTTGTAAAGTATACCGGGATAATAAATGATTATTGA